In Helianthus annuus cultivar XRQ/B chromosome 3, HanXRQr2.0-SUNRISE, whole genome shotgun sequence, a single window of DNA contains:
- the LOC110939439 gene encoding PTI1-like tyrosine-protein kinase At3g15890, with product MGSSFSCCDSDKVNEGVPSSNDPSTWRIFTFKELHSATNGFSEDNKLGEGGFGSVFWGKTSDGLQIAVKQLKSMNSKAEMEFAVEVEVLGRVRHKNLLGLRGYCASAEQRLIVYDYMPNLSLLSHLHGQFAAEVQLDWKKRMKVALGSAEGLLYLHHEVTPHIIHRDIKASNVLLDSNFEPLVADFGFAKLIPDGVSHMTTRVKGTLGYLAPEYAMWGKVSESCDVYSFGILLLELVTGRKPIEKLPGGVKRTITEWAEPYIEKGRFRELADPKLRGNFDEDQLKQFINAAALCVQSEPERRPNMKEVVALLKGYEPKGNMMQFRLKSVKYGDDLVAKDQASDDDDDDYDEDRTGGGYDESDAYGVFGAMSNVQKMHDPYKRYADRMGKKG from the exons ATGGGTTCTTCCTTCAGCTGTTGTGATTCTGACAAGGTTAATGAAGG ggTTCCATCAAGCAATGATCCCTCTACATGGAGAATCTTCACTTTCAAGGAGTTGCATTCAGCTACTAATGGTTTTAGTGAAGATAACAAGCTTGGAGAGGGAGGTTTTGGAAGCGTTTTCTGGGGCAAAACGTCTGATGGTCTTCAG ATAGCAGTTAAACAACTGAAATCGATGAATTCAAAAGCTGAGATGGAATTTGCTGTTGAAGTGGAAGTTCTTGGAAGGGTTCGACACAAGAATTTGTTAGGACTTAGGGGTTATTGTGCTTCGGCTGAACAACGACTTATAGTCTATGATTACATGCCTAATCTTAGCTTGTTATCTCACCTCCATGGCCAATTTGCTGCTGAAGTTCAACTTGATTGGAAAAAGAGGATGAAAGTTGCCCTTGGATCGGCAGAAGGACTACT GTACTTGCACCATGAAGTTACACCCCACATAATCCACAGAGACATTAAGGCAAGTAATGTCCTCCTAGACTCTAACTTCGAACCGCTAGTAGCAGACTTCGGATTCGCCAAGCTAATCCCAGATGGTGTTAGTCACATGACCACCAGGGTCAAGGGCACACTAGGTTACTTAGCCCCTGAATACGCCATGTGGGGAAAAGTCTCCGAAAGTTGCGATGTTTACAGCTTTGGCATTCTTCTCTTAGAACTGGTAACAGGACGAAAACCGATTGAGAAACTCCCAGGAGGTGTAAAACGAACCATAACTGAGTGGGCTGAACCCTACATTGAAAAAGGAAGGTTTCGCGAGTTGGCTGACCCGAAATTGAGAGGCAATTTTGATGAAGATCAGCTGAAACAATTCATAAATGCGGCTGCACTTTGCGTGCAAAGTGAGCCCGAAAGGAGGCCTAACATGAAGGAAGTTGTGGCCTTGCTTAAAGGGTATGAACCTAAGGGGAACATGATGCAATTCAGGTTAAAGAGTGTCAAATATGGTGATGATCTTGTGGCTAAGGATCAAgctagtgatgatgatgatgatgattatgatgaGGATAGAACGGGTGGTGGGTATGACGAAAGTGATGCTTATGGAGTTTTTGGTGCCATGAGCAACGTGCAGAAGATGCATGATCCATACAAGAGGTATGCAGACAGAATGGGGAAGAAAGGGTGA